From a region of the Drosophila virilis strain 15010-1051.87 chromosome 3, Dvir_AGI_RSII-ME, whole genome shotgun sequence genome:
- the LOC6622510 gene encoding mpv17-like protein isoform X1, with protein MSRLIAGARGLFRRHPFVTNSAIYGSLYVGAEFTQQYVSKRWLARPEEREDIDYATVGRYAVMGTAIYAPSLYAWYKWLDGTFPGTMKTTILKKLLLDQFILTPYCLTLFYTGMALMEGSEDTFEELRAKFLPTFIRSCAFWLPAQALNFMFIAPRFRIIYMGVCGMIWVNILCWIKRQSLSTETATTTVGECNVKA; from the exons ATGTCACGCCTCATTGCCGGCGCCCGCGGCCTATTCAGACGCCATCCCTTTGTGACCAACAGCGCCATCTATGGCAGCCTCTATGTGGGTGCGGAGTTCACACAGCAATATGTCTCCAAGCGTTGGCTGGCG CGGCCGGAGGAGCGTGAGGATATCGATTATGCAACTGTAGGACGCTATGCGGTAATGGGCACCGCCATCTATGCCCCATCACTTTACGCTTG GTACAAATGGCTGGATGGCACTTTTCCTGGCACAATGAAGACaacgattttaaaaaaattgctgCTGGATCAGTTTATATTGACACCATATTGCTTGACATTATTTTATACAG GCATGGCTCTTATGGAGGGCTCTGAGGATACTTTTGAGGAGCTGCGCGCAAAATTCCTGCCAACTTTTATACGATCGTGTGCCTTTTGGTTGCCCGCACAGGCTCTCAATTTTATGTTCATAGCGCCAAGATTTCGCATTATCTATATGGGAGTATGTGGCATGATTTGGgtaaacattttgtgctgGATAAAGCGACAGAGTCTGAGCAcagagacagcaacaacaacagtaggCGAGTGTAATGTCAAGGCGTGA
- the LOC6622510 gene encoding uncharacterized protein isoform X2 codes for MSRLIAGARGLFRRHPFVTNSAIYGSLYVGAEFTQQYVSKRWLARPEEREDIDYATVGRYAVMGTAIYAPSLYACTGKSAKLLCIKLQQSTLRTVE; via the exons ATGTCACGCCTCATTGCCGGCGCCCGCGGCCTATTCAGACGCCATCCCTTTGTGACCAACAGCGCCATCTATGGCAGCCTCTATGTGGGTGCGGAGTTCACACAGCAATATGTCTCCAAGCGTTGGCTGGCG CGGCCGGAGGAGCGTGAGGATATCGATTATGCAACTGTAGGACGCTATGCGGTAATGGGCACCGCCATCTATGCCCCATCACTTTACGCTTG CACCGGCAAGAGCGCAAAGCTTTTGTGCATAAAGCTCCAGCAAAGCACGCTACGCACCGTCGAATGA
- the LOC6623537 gene encoding uncharacterized protein, whose product MNLGALARSLSNSLRIAVGSKKQLDTTATASESPTRPATLSTPPSSSNSDSTELDNLSGHQLTEPVLRINPRRLPYKRTVHLILDKVSELEHTLYEDQQREFKLRMALEHQTERIHELNFSLDTEKQRNERLVQLLRGVDSDSSSESEPESQLLNGMRLHTKDELYGSISPMLMQQRYDELQASHRQTHRQLAKKDKAIKLLQCDLEVLRGKYDTICNDYRSEHRRLEALCTRYMHMQQKKKQQICILKETLGYASECILHAQMSIESCDHSSSGISEQHLTKFNQNLELFMRSLRNCCCLRKLQELERQQGLHVEQDAKLPSPELSTTASSGFSSIGPSQVDAPKLKRRHRKRQKH is encoded by the exons ATGAACTTGGGCGCGTTGGCCAGAAGCCTGAGCAACAGTCTGAGAATTGCCGTCGGCTCCAAGAAGCAGCTGGacacaacggcaacggcaagcGAAAGCCCCACAAGGCCAGCTACGCTATCGACGCcgccgagcagcagcaacagcgattCCACAGAGCTGGACAATCTCAGTGGCCATCAACTCACTGAGCCTGTGTTGCGAATCAATCCACGCCGTTTGCCGTATAAGCGAACGGTTCATCTGATTCTGGACAAGGTCAGTGAGCTGGAGCACACGCTCTACGAGGATCAGCAGCGGGAGTTCAAGTTGCGCATGGCACTGGAGCATCAAACGGAGCGCATACACGAGCTTAACTTTTCGCTGGACACCGAAAAGCAACGCAATGAGCGACTGGTGCAATTGCTGCGTGGCGTCGACAGCGACTCCTCCAGCGAGAGTGAGCCGGAGTCCCAGCTGTTGAACGGCATGCGGCTGCATACCAAAGACGAACTATACGGCTCGATTAGTCCAATGCTAATGCAACAGCG TTACGACGAACTGCAAGCCTCGCATCGTCAAACCCATCGACAGTTGGCCAAAAAGGATAAGGCCATAAAGCTGCTTCAGTGCGACCTGGAGGTGTTGCGTGGCAAATATGATACCATTTGCAATGATTATCGCAGCGAGCACCGGCGTCTGGAAGCGCTGTGTACACGTTATATGCACatgcagcagaagaagaagcaacagATCTGCATCCTCAAGGAGACGCTGGGCTATGCCAGCGAATGCATTCTGCACGCTCAGatgagcattgagagctgcgATCACAGCTCCTCCGGCATCAGCGAGCAGCATTTAACCAAATTCAATCAAAATTTGGAGTTATTTATGCGCTCGCTgcgcaattgttgctgtttgcgCAAACTACAGGAGCTGGAACGGCAGCAGGGCCTGCACGTTGAACAGGACGCGAAGTTGCCCAGCCCAGAGCTGAGCACCACTGCCTCGTCTGGGTTCAGTTCGATCGGTCCATCGCAAGTGGATGCACCAAAACTGAAGCGGCGACATCGGAAACGTCAGAAGCATTGA
- the LOC6622946 gene encoding dynein light chain Tctex-type protein 2B, giving the protein MPLFDTKNRKRTLVQPTKVRKSRNSNRVTITQDKTKGNEVVSVDKLSTPANLTGSFVESDSDSDEPHPEASPATDVTIYNEYDMGPAFGCKFPLPFIRFMVERVLMEKLKGKTYLAGDAVKWVRDVADTINSKMKGFCLQQRYKHVINVSIYQQNGAGFFHGFRAVWDTLSDDYLCNTFDAGTFVCIVVIFGCYTY; this is encoded by the exons ATGCCGCTATTCGATACGAAAAACCGAAAACGCACTCTTGTTCAGCCGACAAAAGTGCGAAAATCACGTAATTCGAATCGCGTTACTATCACTCAAGATAAAACTAAGGGAAACGAGGTAGTTAGCGTAGATAAACTGAGTACACCGGCGAATCTAACTGGCAGTTTCGTGGAGTCCGATTCGGATTCAGATGAACCGCATCCGGAAGCATCGCCGGCCACAGATGTCACCATTTACAATGAGTACGATATGGGCCCCGCATTTGGCTGCAAATTTCCCTTACCGTTTATACGATTTATGGTCGAGCGTGTTTTGATGGAAAAGCTAAAAG GCAAGACATATCTAGCTGGGGATGCTGTGAAGTGGGTGCGCGATGTAGCTGATACGATCAACTCGAAAATGAAGGGCTTTTGCCTGCAACAGCGTTACAAGCATGTCATAAATGTTTCAATATATCAACAGAACGGTGCCGGTTTCTTCCACGGCTTTCGTGCCGTTTGGGATACGCTCTCTGATGATTATTTGTGCAATACCTTTGATGCCGGTACTTTTGTATGCATTGTCGTTATTTTCGGTTGTtatacatattaa
- the LOC6623089 gene encoding DDB1- and CUL4-associated factor 13: MKVKMISRNPDNYVRETKLQQHKVPRNYDPALHPLEGAREYVRALNATKLDRVFAKPFVCNLSGHRDGVACFGKHPKLLSTLATGAYDGEVRIWDLANRTSVRSFVAHDGYVRGIAYARNGERLFTVGDDKTIKVWSSQAPDVGQEEEPVNTILSRHILHGISHNRKDNSFATCGEVCAIWDEKHNDPIKTLKWGVDTLHTISYNPVETNVLACCASDRSIILYDQREAQPLRKVVLTMKSNKLAWNPMEAFNFTVANEDCNLYTFDTRKLRTPLKVHFDHVSAVTDVDYAPTGQEFVSASYDKTVRIYNAHQSHSRDIYHTKRMQHVVCVAWSLDNRYIFSGSDEMNVRMWKANASEKLGIIRPRERANFNYQEALKEKYAAHPQIKRIARHRQVPRHVLNAQRKMRMVKDKELVKEANVRKHSKKGKVPFVSEKKKHVLREDV, from the exons ATGAAGGTGAAAATGATAAGTCGCAACCCGGACAATTATGTCCGGGAAACCAAGCTGCAGCAACACAAAG TTCCACGAAACTACGATCCGGCGCTGCATCCACTGGAGGGTGCCAGGGAGTATGTGCGCGCACTGAATGCCACCAAATTGGATCGCGTATTTGCCAAGCCTTTTGTGTGCAATTTGAGCGGTCACCGCGATGGCGTCGCCTGCTTTGGCAAACATCCCAAATTGCTGTCAACATTGGCCACTGGCGCCTACGATGGCGAGGTGCGCATCTGGGATTTGGCCAACCGCACCAGCGTGCGTAGCTTTGTGGCACACGATGGCTATGTACGTGGCATTGCATATGCGCGCAATGGGGAACGTTTGTTTACCGTGGGCGATGACAAAACGATTAAAGTGTGGAGCTCACAGGCGCCAGATGTGGGCCAGGAAGAGGAGCCAGTTAACACAATACTAAGTCGTCATATTTTGCATGGCATTTCGCACAATCGCAAGGACAACAGCTTTGCCACATGCGGCGAGGTGTGCGCCATTTGGGATGAAAAGCACAACGATCCCATCAAGACGCTCAAATGGGGCGTGGACACGCTGCACACCATCTCCTATAATCCTGTGGAAACAAATGTGCTCGCCTGCTGTGCCAGCGATCGCAGCATTATTTTGTACGATCAACGCGAGGCGCAGCCGCTGCGCAAAGTTGTCCTGACTATGAAGAGCAACAAACTGGCCTGGAATCCAATGGAGGCGTTCAACTTTACCGTGGCCAACGAGGATTGCAA TCTTTATACATTTGATACGCGCAAGCTAAGGACGCCGCTGAAGGTTCACTTTGACCACGTTTCGGCTGTGACTGACGTGGACTATGCGCCCACGGGCCAGGAGTTTGTCTCGGCCAGCTATGACAAGACTGTGCGCATCTATAATGCACATCAAAGCCACTCCCGTGATATTTATCACACCAAGCGAATGCAGCATGTGGTGTGCGTTGCCTGGTCCCTGGACAATCGCTACATATTCTCTGGCTCCGATGAAATGAATGTGCGCATGTGGAAGGCGAATGCCTCGGAGAAGCTTGGCATCATACGTCCGCGCGAGCGTGCCAACTTCAACTATCAGGAGGCACTCAAGGAGAAATATGCAGCCCATCCGCAAATCAAACGCATAGCGCGCCATCGACAGGTGCCGCGGCATGTGCTCAATGCGCAGAGGAAGATGCGTATGGTCAAGGACAAGGAACTGGTCAAGGAGGCCAATGTGCGCAAGCACTCCAAGAAGGGCAAGGTGCCATTTGTCAGCGAAAAGAAGAAGCATGTACTGCGAGAGGatgtttaa
- the LOC6623502 gene encoding sugar transporter SWEET1: MDALSDLLAPYSETIGKIAGTITTLQFLSGVALLNDIRKKGSSDVYPVGPFLGGIVLTVLSLKLGQLMGDQPMINVNIIGFAINTVFMVGFYYYASSENKSKIWIKIGYVSLFLMACIAYANFEDPKQIEFRLGMLITSILVWLVGSPLLNLPNIIKKKSTEGMPFPIIFAGQLVATAWTLYALSIRNHVMVYQNLFLWILGSIQLAMFVLYPSTPAKKPNAKSAKKEK; the protein is encoded by the exons ATGGATGCACTGAGCGACTTATTGGCACCATACAGCGAGACCATAGGCAAAATAGCCGGCACAATAACTACACTACAATTTCTGTCCGGTGTCGCTCTGCTAAATGATATACGCAAAAAGGGCAGCAGCGATGTTTATCCCGTTGGACCGTTTTTGGGCGGTATTGTGCt CACAGTTCTTAGCTTGAAGCTGGGCCAATTGATGGGCGATCAGCCAATGATAAATGTCAATATAATTGGATTTGCCATCAATACAGTTTTCATGGtcggcttttattattatgcctCCAGTGAGAACAAATCGAAAATCTGGATCAAAATTGGCTACGTCTCCCTGTTTCTGATGGCCTGCATAGCCTATGCAAACTTTGAGGATCCCAAGCAGATCGAGTTCCGTCTGGGCATGCTGATCACATCCATTCTCGTTTGGCTGGTTGGCTCCCCGCTGCTGAATCTGCCCAATATTATTAAGAAGAAAAGCACTGAGGGCATGCCCTTTCCCATTATATTTGCCGGTCAACTGGTTGCCACAGCCTGGACGCTGTACGCACTGTCCATACGCAATCATGTCATGGTG TACCAGAATTTGTTCCTGTGGATTTTGGGCAGCATTCAGCTGGCGATGTTTGTTCTCTATCCCAGCACGCCCGCTAAGAAGCCCAATGCCAAGTCCGCCAAGAAGGAAAAATAA
- the LOC6623548 gene encoding deubiquitinase OTUD6B has translation MSCVEAVSELETRLGEATLEDVAGRHRRERKELQAKLQAMKKNAPKNNKNKRKEFLEEMARLEGELEQRQKAELEVVTTEAPAVIEQPAKKAPAADSDNDEEDDAVQPAQQRVSKAQKRRNKKEKEAREREQEIRVELQNAANQPSPKQIELQQIIAKLSGRQLALHMIASDGDCLYNAVRHQLQLHALPGHTVQELRTETGNYVRAHKENLICYMTHPDTGELLNDEQFEAYCRDIAKTHAWGGHIELKALSSLLRVPIEVIQAEGAATLLGQEEFGGAPLVICYHRHIYQLGAHYNSTVPLEQ, from the coding sequence atgtcGTGCGTCGAAGCAGTAAGTGAACTAGAGACGCGCCTGGGCGAGGCCACACTGGAGGATGTGGCTGGTCGCCATCGTCGTGAGCGCAAAGAGCTGCAAGCCAAATTGCAGGCAATGAAGAAGAATGCGCCGaagaataacaaaaataaacgcaaGGAGTTCCTGGAGGAGATGGCGCGTCTAGAGGGTGAACTGGAACAGCGCCAGAAGGCTGAACTCGAGGTAGTCACCACCGAGGCACCGGCCGTCATCGAGCAACCAGCCAAAAAAGCGCCAGCTGCGGACAGCGACAACGACGAAGAGGACGATGCAGTGCAGCCGGCGCAGCAGCGTGTATCCAAGGCCCAAAAGCGTCgcaacaaaaaggaaaaggagGCACGTGAACGCGAGCAGGAAATACGCGTAGAACTGCAAAATGCGGCCAATCAGCCATCGCCAAAGCAAATCGAGCTGCAACAGATCATAGCCAAGTTGAGCGGTCGCCAGCTGGCGCTGCACATGATCGCCTCGGACGGTGACTGTCTGTACAATGCGGTGCGccaccagctgcagctgcacgcGTTGCCCGGCCACACTGTTCAGGAGCTGCGCACCGAGACAGGGAACTATGTGCGCGCGCACAAGGAAAATCTCATCTGCTACATGACCCATCCGGACACGGGCGAGCTGCTTAATGACGAGCAATTCGAAGCCTACTGCCGGGACATAGCCAAGACGCACGCCTGGGGCGGGCACATTGAGCTGAAGGCGCTCTCCTCGCTGCTACGTGTGCCCATCGAGGTTATCCAAGCGGAGGGCGCTGCCACGCTGCTGGGCCAAGAGGAGTTCGGCGGTGCGCCACTAGTCATCTGTTACCATCGCCATATTTATCAATTGGGCGCACATTACAACTCCACGGTGCCGCTGGAGCAATAA
- the LOC6623640 gene encoding MAPK regulated corepressor interacting protein 2 — protein MYTVNKGPSKIVAKTRRGLPQNFEKFESIKESGKKHGSISSSFDLNSPEKNKNIPRPVFQQSFASKRIAPTKLIEDEVITPQHEEIIRYINDSWNILVAQNPYDSSTAKPDGKADANNNSASTLATPSPVDSIIANTPVAASAAPAVWVEPPSPALNDFKPFDLESWWGRRLFHNITKSL, from the exons ATGTACACAGTAAACAAGGGACCTAGCAAAATTGTTGCTAAGACGCGACGCG GTCTGCCGCAAAACTTTGAAAAGTTCGAGAGCATCAAGGAGAGCGGCAAGAAACATGggagcatcagcagcagctttgaTCTGAACAGTCCCGAGAAGAACAAGAA CATACCGCGCCCGGTATTTCAACAGAGCTTCGCTTCGAAACGCATTGCGCCCACAAAACTTATTGAGGATGAGGTGATAACGCCGCAGCATGAGGAGATAATACGCTACATAAATGACT CATGGAACATTTTGGTCGCACAAAATCCGTATGATTCCAGCACAGCAAAGCCCGACGGAAAGGCCGATGCCAACAATAACAGTGCCAGCACCTTGGCTACGCCCAGTCCTGTGGACAGCATCATAGCCAATACACCCGTAGCGGCATCGGCAGCGCCGGCCGTTTGGGTAGAGCCGCCGAGTCCGGCACTGAACGATTTTAAGCCATTCGATTTGGAGTCCTGGTGGGGACGTCGTTTGTTCCACAACATTACCAAAAGCCTATAG
- the Z600 gene encoding protein Z600 has translation MASIETSQVLQRLISLKIVETPKQPQRDVGKRECYSEDVKKSHVPATPCSGAVTFLTELKKRRKIKLNRVYNYETDKHFIKARKSLNF, from the coding sequence ATGGCGAGCATCGAAACAAGTCAAGTTTTACAGCGCCTAATCAGCCTCAAAATTGTTGAGACACCAAAGCAACCACAACGCGATGTCGGAAAACGTGAATGCTATTCTGAGGATGTTAAGAAGTCGCATGTGCCTGCTACACCCTGTTCTGGAGCTGTCACATTTTTAACGGAACTCAAAAAGCGAcgaaaaattaaactaaatcgCGTCTACAACTATGAGACGgacaaacattttattaagGCACGCAAATCGCTTAATTTTTAA
- the gdl gene encoding gonadal protein gdl, with translation MEDAPVTDEPNSIESVKETEKPQQHHTPEFLQRKIYFLMDQLKEMHAELPETLQTRISYDLLTELANCVLNESIFDIVKALMELQHVTEKHLIQMRAQVENEYEIEVADWRGKIKDPEELQHILGLMNIKHTKKLLETDKKIIEVLDQKVYDQQSMLQKAGVPGFYNTQNPKEIKIQMFLLDFILRLSRLKYEPNK, from the exons ATGGAAGACGCTCCAGTGACCGATGAGCCAAACTCAATCGAATCGGTAAAGGAGACAGAGAAACCGCAGCAGCATCATACGCCCGAGTTTTTGCAGCGCAAAATCTATTTCCTAA TGGATCAGCTTAAAGAAATGCACGCCGAGCTCCCAGA AACCTTGCAGACACGCATCTCCTATGATCTGCTCACAGAACTGGCGAATTGTGTATTAAACGAAAGCATCTTCGATATAGTCAAGGCGCTAATGGAACTGCAGCATGTAACAGAGAAGCATCTGATACAGATGCGGGCGCAAGTGGAAAATGAATATGAAATCGAGGTGGCCGATTGGCGTGGCAAGATCAAGGATCCGGAGGAGCTGCAGCATATACTGGGTCTTATGAATATCAAGCACACCAAAAAATTGCTGGAAACAGACAAGAAAATAATCGAAGTGCTGGATCAGAAG gTTTATGACCAACAATCGATGCTACAAAAGGCAGGCGTACCTGGTTTTTATAATACACAGAATCCCAaggaaatcaaaatacaaatgttcctgcttgatttcattttacgtCTGAGCCGACTTAAATACGAGCCGAACAAGTAG
- the MsrA gene encoding peptide methionine sulfoxide reductase isoform X3, translating into MSLTITKDVSTAELKDLSTVRNEQKELNLAPVHRLNVSYATATFGMGCFWGAESLYGATRGVLRTTVGYAGGSSELPTGDHTEVLEIDYDPTVISFKELLDLFWNNHEYGLTKPMKRQYASLILYHDDEQKQIAEASKLEEQERRVPEVITTNIAPKENFYAAEDYHQKYRLQGHKDLAASLNLNQQLLQTSYVATKLNGYLAGVGGIEQFKSEVETLGLTPTQRQYCNYHIEQNEGQGLYC; encoded by the exons ATGTCGTTGACTATCACCAAAGATGTTTCGACTGCTGAGCTCAAGGATTTG AGCACCGTGCGCAACGAGCAAAAGGAGCTGAATCTTGCGCCAGTGCATCGCTTGAATGTCAGCTATGCGACGGCCACATTTGGCATGGGCTGCTTCTGGGGCGCCGAGTCGCTGTATGGCGCAACGCGGGGAGTCCTACGCACCACTGTGGGCTATGCCGGCGGCAGCTCCGAATTGCCAAC GGGTGATCACACAGAGGTGCTGGAAATTGACTATGATCCCACGGTGATCAGTTTCAAGGAGCTGCTGGATCTGTTCTGGAACAATCACGAGTACGGCCTGACCAAGCCCATGAAGCGTCAATATGCATCACTGATACTCTACCATGATGATGAACAGAAACAGATTGCCGAGGCCTCCAAGCTGGAGGAGCAGGAGCGTCGTGTGCCCGAGGTGATTACCACGAACATTGCGCCCAAGGAGAACTTCTATGCGGCTGAAGA CTATCATCAGAAGTACAGACTGCAGGGTCACAAGGATCTGGCCGCATCTCTCAATCTCAaccaacagctgctgcagacCAGCTACGTGGCCACCAAACTGAACGGCTATCTCGCTGGCGTCGGCGGCATCGAGCAATTCAAATCGGAGGTGGAAACGCTCGGATTGACGCCCACTCAGCGCCAGTACTGCAATTACCACATTGAGCAGAACGAGGGTCAGGGTCTCTACTGCTGA
- the MsrA gene encoding peptide methionine sulfoxide reductase isoform X1, with protein sequence MSLTITKDVSTAELKDLSTVRNEQKELNLAPVHRLNVSYATATFGMGCFWGAESLYGATRGVLRTTVGYAGGSSELPTYRKMGDHTEVLEIDYDPTVISFKELLDLFWNNHEYGLTKPMKRQYASLILYHDDEQKQIAEASKLEEQERRVPEVITTNIAPKENFYAAEDYHQKYRLQGHKDLAASLNLNQQLLQTSYVATKLNGYLAGVGGIEQFKSEVETLGLTPTQRQYCNYHIEQNEGQGLYC encoded by the exons ATGTCGTTGACTATCACCAAAGATGTTTCGACTGCTGAGCTCAAGGATTTG AGCACCGTGCGCAACGAGCAAAAGGAGCTGAATCTTGCGCCAGTGCATCGCTTGAATGTCAGCTATGCGACGGCCACATTTGGCATGGGCTGCTTCTGGGGCGCCGAGTCGCTGTATGGCGCAACGCGGGGAGTCCTACGCACCACTGTGGGCTATGCCGGCGGCAGCTCCGAATTGCCAACGTACCGTAAAAT GGGTGATCACACAGAGGTGCTGGAAATTGACTATGATCCCACGGTGATCAGTTTCAAGGAGCTGCTGGATCTGTTCTGGAACAATCACGAGTACGGCCTGACCAAGCCCATGAAGCGTCAATATGCATCACTGATACTCTACCATGATGATGAACAGAAACAGATTGCCGAGGCCTCCAAGCTGGAGGAGCAGGAGCGTCGTGTGCCCGAGGTGATTACCACGAACATTGCGCCCAAGGAGAACTTCTATGCGGCTGAAGA CTATCATCAGAAGTACAGACTGCAGGGTCACAAGGATCTGGCCGCATCTCTCAATCTCAaccaacagctgctgcagacCAGCTACGTGGCCACCAAACTGAACGGCTATCTCGCTGGCGTCGGCGGCATCGAGCAATTCAAATCGGAGGTGGAAACGCTCGGATTGACGCCCACTCAGCGCCAGTACTGCAATTACCACATTGAGCAGAACGAGGGTCAGGGTCTCTACTGCTGA
- the MsrA gene encoding peptide methionine sulfoxide reductase isoform X4 codes for MFARLFRNFRSTVRNEQKELNLAPVHRLNVSYATATFGMGCFWGAESLYGATRGVLRTTVGYAGGSSELPTYRKMGDHTEVLEIDYDPTVISFKELLDLFWNNHEYGLTKPMKRQYASLILYHDDEQKQIAEASKLEEQERRVPEVITTNIAPKENFYAAEDYHQKYRLQGHKDLAASLNLNQQLLQTSYVATKLNGYLAGVGGIEQFKSEVETLGLTPTQRQYCNYHIEQNEGQGLYC; via the exons ATGTTTGCGCGTCTGTTTCGTAATTTTAGG AGCACCGTGCGCAACGAGCAAAAGGAGCTGAATCTTGCGCCAGTGCATCGCTTGAATGTCAGCTATGCGACGGCCACATTTGGCATGGGCTGCTTCTGGGGCGCCGAGTCGCTGTATGGCGCAACGCGGGGAGTCCTACGCACCACTGTGGGCTATGCCGGCGGCAGCTCCGAATTGCCAACGTACCGTAAAAT GGGTGATCACACAGAGGTGCTGGAAATTGACTATGATCCCACGGTGATCAGTTTCAAGGAGCTGCTGGATCTGTTCTGGAACAATCACGAGTACGGCCTGACCAAGCCCATGAAGCGTCAATATGCATCACTGATACTCTACCATGATGATGAACAGAAACAGATTGCCGAGGCCTCCAAGCTGGAGGAGCAGGAGCGTCGTGTGCCCGAGGTGATTACCACGAACATTGCGCCCAAGGAGAACTTCTATGCGGCTGAAGA CTATCATCAGAAGTACAGACTGCAGGGTCACAAGGATCTGGCCGCATCTCTCAATCTCAaccaacagctgctgcagacCAGCTACGTGGCCACCAAACTGAACGGCTATCTCGCTGGCGTCGGCGGCATCGAGCAATTCAAATCGGAGGTGGAAACGCTCGGATTGACGCCCACTCAGCGCCAGTACTGCAATTACCACATTGAGCAGAACGAGGGTCAGGGTCTCTACTGCTGA
- the MsrA gene encoding peptide methionine sulfoxide reductase isoform X2: protein MMRCLPGFGYGLTFLFLSTVRNEQKELNLAPVHRLNVSYATATFGMGCFWGAESLYGATRGVLRTTVGYAGGSSELPTYRKMGDHTEVLEIDYDPTVISFKELLDLFWNNHEYGLTKPMKRQYASLILYHDDEQKQIAEASKLEEQERRVPEVITTNIAPKENFYAAEDYHQKYRLQGHKDLAASLNLNQQLLQTSYVATKLNGYLAGVGGIEQFKSEVETLGLTPTQRQYCNYHIEQNEGQGLYC from the exons ATGATGCGCTGTCTGCCAGGCTTTGGCTACGGACTCACTTTTCTGTTTCTG AGCACCGTGCGCAACGAGCAAAAGGAGCTGAATCTTGCGCCAGTGCATCGCTTGAATGTCAGCTATGCGACGGCCACATTTGGCATGGGCTGCTTCTGGGGCGCCGAGTCGCTGTATGGCGCAACGCGGGGAGTCCTACGCACCACTGTGGGCTATGCCGGCGGCAGCTCCGAATTGCCAACGTACCGTAAAAT GGGTGATCACACAGAGGTGCTGGAAATTGACTATGATCCCACGGTGATCAGTTTCAAGGAGCTGCTGGATCTGTTCTGGAACAATCACGAGTACGGCCTGACCAAGCCCATGAAGCGTCAATATGCATCACTGATACTCTACCATGATGATGAACAGAAACAGATTGCCGAGGCCTCCAAGCTGGAGGAGCAGGAGCGTCGTGTGCCCGAGGTGATTACCACGAACATTGCGCCCAAGGAGAACTTCTATGCGGCTGAAGA CTATCATCAGAAGTACAGACTGCAGGGTCACAAGGATCTGGCCGCATCTCTCAATCTCAaccaacagctgctgcagacCAGCTACGTGGCCACCAAACTGAACGGCTATCTCGCTGGCGTCGGCGGCATCGAGCAATTCAAATCGGAGGTGGAAACGCTCGGATTGACGCCCACTCAGCGCCAGTACTGCAATTACCACATTGAGCAGAACGAGGGTCAGGGTCTCTACTGCTGA
- the LOC6624497 gene encoding uncharacterized protein — protein sequence MSSSNATLYYTAIDDMFKELLLDTSAEEQLDHAEIEEPLMATPKRLVRIRKQNLFAKEQKEFVICRRLPLPATKSDLSPSSQELRKERQADELLRLRRQRCEVEQRKPMRRLTMRI from the coding sequence ATGTCCTCCTCCAATGCCACGTTGTATTACACAGCCATCGACGATATGTTCAAGGAGCTGTTGCTGGACACAAGCGCCGAGGAGCAGCTGGACCATGCTGAGATTGAGGAGCCATTGATGGCCACGCCCAAGCGTCTGGTTCGCATACGCAAGCAGAATTTGTTCGCCAAGGAGCAGAAAGAGTTCGTCATCTGCCGCCGCCTGCCGTTGCCCGCAACCAAGTCAGATTTATCCCCGAGCAGTCAGGAGCTGCGCAAGGAGCGACAGGCGGATGAGCTGCTGCGTCTGCGCCGTCAGCGCTGCGAGGTCGAGCAGAGGAAACCGATGCGACGCCTCACAATGAGAATTTAA